One Fusarium falciforme chromosome 12, complete sequence DNA window includes the following coding sequences:
- a CDS encoding AB hydrolase-1 domain-containing protein yields MSQKPTLVFVPGAWHLPECWHKIVSAMEAQDFKCVPVALPTVSSNTEATFGDDVHAIQNAIQAETAQGRNVVVVVHSYGGAVGASALKGFTAKPKDEGTGRVIGFFMIATGFAVGGVTFLDALGGKPPPIWEADYEKGLAPLTVDPRELFYHDLPEEEGKYWVDKIQPQSLKAFTTGAEYGYPGWKEVPVWYLATTEDRSHPTEVQKMFTQKARDEGGDIRYREIASSHSPFLSKPGETAAILLEAIQAFTA; encoded by the coding sequence ATGTCTCAAAAACCAACTCTTGTTTTTGTCCCCGGAGCATGGCATCTGCCTGAGTGCTGGCACAAAATTGTCTCGGCCATGGAAGCCCAGGACTTCAAATGTGTCCCTGTGGCCCTCCCCACTGTCTCCTCCAACACTGAGGCCACCTTTGGAGACGACGTTCATGCGATCCAAAATGCAATCCAAGCAGAGACGGCCCAAGGACGCAACGTAGTTGTTGTAGTGCACTCTTACGGCGGCGCCGTCGGAGCCAGCGCCCTCAAGGGTTTCAccgccaagcccaaggatgAAGGCACTGGACGTGTCATCGGATTCTTCATGATTGCCACCGGCTTCGCGGTCGGCGGCGTCACGTTCCTCGATGCCCTTGGTGGTAAGCCGCCACCTATCTGGGAGGCCGACTACGAGAAGGGCCTCGCGCCGCTCACAGTCGACCCGAGAGAACTCTTCTACCACGACCTCCCCGAGGAGGAAGGAAAATACTGGGTGGACAAAATCCAGCCGCAGTCACTCAAGGCCTTTACTACAGGTGCCGAATATGGATATCCTGGCTGGAAGGAGGTGCCCGTCTGGTATCTCGCCACGACTGAGGATAGGTCGCATCCGACTGAAGTGCAGAAGATGTTTACTCAAAAGGCTAGGGATGAGGGGGGAGATATTAGGTATCGGGAGATTGCGAGTAGTCATTCACCTTTCTTGAGCAAGCCTGGTGAGACTGCTGCCATTTTGCTTGAGGCTATCCAGGCGTTTACGGCATAA
- a CDS encoding MFS domain-containing protein — protein MSNVPETEGVPKAASTHKEDIERKASLAEDVSKGDQTQYDKIDKELAKYAGGEAIHISPEESTRLRKMIDKRVLLVMIMTYFLQAIDKGTLSFASIMNMPADVGMALPDGKPGPHWPWLTTCVYIGILFVEYPQNYIIARVPVAKYLSFSIVAWSIVLGCHAATSSMAGLITVRTLLGIFESACQPAFVVLSGMWYRREEQASRVTYWYMMNGAQQIVGGLLAYCFTLISSGPLKNWQWLFLSYAIVSLIFGIFVGWWMPDSPMRAKCFSEEDKRLMIERVRDNQTGIQNKTFKKEQAIEALKDPQTWCYAGIQFCTTFPTSGLGAFANVIIKGAFNFSTLQTQLLAMVLGFYIIIVLLGSVWLVKKFNQNIYIMLGFVVPSFIGTILIMTVPNKNFSTSVGLLICYYITLSFWSAQTLGLSMMSRNVAGQTKKTFVIANNFIWWSAGNAAGSQVFLAREAPKYHTAFATHLGCYAALVLILIFFRWHLSRENKRRDEMAAAGVREAADDRMVHAFEDLTDKENPNFRYVL, from the exons ATGTCCAACGTTCCTGAGACCGAGGGCGTGCCCAAGGCTGCCTCCACGCACAAGGAGGACATTGAGCGCAAGGCCTCTCTTGCTGAGGATGTGTCCAAGGGTGATCAGACACAGTACGACAAGATCGACAAGGAGTTGGCCAAGTATGCTGGAGGCGAGGCCATCCACATCTCCCCTGAGGAGAGCACGCGTCTGCGCAAGATGATTGACAAGCGTGTGCTGCTGGTCATGATCATGACATATTTCTTGCAGGCTATCGACAAGGGAACTCTGTCGTTTGC TTCCATCATGAACATGCCTGCGGATGTAGGAATGGCTCTTCCTGATGG AAAGCCTGGTCCCCACTGGCCCTGGCTCACAACCTGTGTGTACATCGGTATCCTCTTCGTTGAATACCCCCAG AACTACATCATCGCTCGAGTCCCCGTAGCCAAGTACCTCTCCTTCAGCATCGTCGCCTGGTCCATCGTCCTCGGCTGCCACGCCGCCACGAGCAGCATGGCCGGCCTCATCACGGTCCGCACCCTCCTCGGTATCTTCGAGTCCGCCTGCCAACCCGCCTTCGTCGTCCTCTCAGGAATGTGGTACCGCCGCGAAGAACAGGCCTCCCGCGTGACATACTGGTACATGATGAACGGCGCCCAGCAGATCGTCGGCGGTCTCCTCGCCTACTGCTTCACGCTGATCAGCTCTGGACCTCTGAAGAACTGGCAGTGGCTGTTCCTGTCTTATGCCATTGTTTCCCTCATCTTTGGCATTTTCGTCGGTTGGTGGATGCCCGATTCTCCTATGCGAGCCAAGTGCTTCAGCGAGGAGGATAAGCGTCTGATGATCGAGCGTGTGCGAGATAACCAGACCGGTATCCAGAACAAGACcttcaagaaggagcagGCCATCGAGGCTCTCAAGGATCCTCAGACCTGGTGCTATGCTGGTATCCAGTTCTGTACCACTTTCCCCACCAGTGGACTCGGTGCCTTTGCCAACGTTATCATCAAGGGGGCGTTCAACTTTTCTACCCTTCAGACCCAGCTCCTTGCTATGGTTCTTGGTTTCTACATCATCATTGTTCTGCTTGGTTCCGTTTGGCTCGTCAAGAAGTTCAACCAGAACATTTACATCATGCTGGGCTTTGTCGTGCCTTCATTCATCGGCACAATCCTGATTATG ACTGTTCCGAACAAGAACTTTAGCACCTCTGTTGGTCTCCTCATCTGCTACTACATCACCCTCTCTTTCTGGTCTGCCCAGACCCTGGGTCTGAGCATGATGTCCCGTAACGTCGCTGGCCAGACCAAGAAGACCTTTGTCATTGCCAACAACTTCATCTGGTGGAGTGCTGGCAACGCCGCTGGTAGCCAGGTCTTCCTC GCCAGGGAAGCCCCCAAGTACCACACTGCTTTCGCCACCCACCTCGGCTGCTACGccgccctcgtcctcatccttaTCTTCTTCCGTTGGCACCTCAGCCGCGAGAACAAGCGACGCGACGAGATGGCCGCCGCCGGTGTCCGTGAAGCTGCTGACGATCGCATGGTTCACGCCTTTGAGGATCTGACTGACAAGGAGAACCCCAACTTCCGTTATGTTCTGTAA